The region GATCAACCCGGGCGACCGGCCGATCGCCACGATCCACACCGTGACCGGCCCGAGCCCTTACCTGACCAACGCGCTGGGCGTGATCGCCCAGGCGTTCGTGAAGTACTACTTCGTGACGGTCACCGAGCAGGCCGTGGTCTTCCACAAGGCCGGCCGGATGAGCGCCCGGCCCAAGGAGCTGGTCGTGGCCATACCGCGGCAGGAGGCCGCGGCCCTGGTCAGCGAGGTCAAGCGGAACGCCATGTGGAGCTCGCTGAAGTTCCAGCTGCCCGGCGAGGCCAAGCCGACCCGGCTGAACGTCGCCCGCTACTGGCGGCCCGAGCTGGACCAGTGGGTGCTCGCGGTCACCGGCGCGCCGATCGCGGCCTGAGCCGGGACCCCGCGGGATCCGTCAGGAACCGCTGAGCACGAAGGACGGCCCCGGTTCCCACCGCGTCGATCGCGGGGGAGCCGGGGCCGTCGATGCCGCCGCGCGGCCGGGCACGTGGGGCGCGGCTACTTGGTGGCGGTGACCTTGTCGTCGTTCTTCAGCTCGCCGAAGAGCGTCTTCGCCTTCGTCATGTCCCACTTCACGGCGTCGCCGTCGTTGGGGGTCTGGTAGTTGGCGCTGGCGATCGGCACGGTGATGGATTTCCCGTCGCCGCCGGTGACGCCCTTCATCGCCCAGAACATCGACGCGAGATTGCGCAGGCTCATCTTCTTGTCCACGATGAGCGTGTCGAGGCCCGAGCCGATCACCGGGTAGAGCTTGAACGGGTTCAGCACCGTCGAGGGCGACGCCGCCTGGTGGGCGAGGGTCGACAGGAACTTCTGCTGGTTGCGCATCCGGCCCAGGTCCTGGTCGGCCTCCTGGTGGCGCTGCCGGACGAAGGCCAGCGACTGCTGGCCGTTCATCTTCTGGCAGCCCGCGGAGAAGTCCGCGCCCGACGCCTTGTCGTGCAGCGGCTTGTCCAGGCACATGTTCACGCCGCCGAGCGCGTTGACCAGGTTCACGAAGCCCGCGAAGCCGATCTCGGCGTAATGGTCGATGTGGAGGCCGGTGTTGTACTCGACGGTCCTGGTCAGCAGCTCGGGGCCGCCGTCGGCGTACGCGCGGTTCAGCTTGTGGGTGGAGGCCGGGTAGCGCTTGTGCGACTGCTGGCCGGTGAAGGCCGGGATGGTGACGTAGGAGTCGCGCGGCAGGCTCATCATCGTGGTGCCGTTGCTGCCGGTGTGCAGGATCATCATCGAGTCGGTGCGCTGGCCCGACGCGGCTCCGGTGTGCAGATCCTTCTCGTCCTGCTTGGTCAGCCCCTCACGGCTGTCCGAGCCGACGATCAGGTAGTTGGTGCCCTTGCCGGCCGCCGGGCGGTCCTCGACCTTGCTCAGGTCGACCTCGCGCCGCACCTTGGAGTCGGCCCAGAAGTACGTCGACACCGACACCACGAGCAGCACCACGACAAGCCCGAGGGCCGCGTAGCCGATCTTCTTGCGGGTGCTCCAGCGCGGGGCGCGCGGCCCCGCGCCGCCGGGGCCGCCGGTGGCCGGCGGGCCGTAGCCGTCGCCCGATCCGTCGCCGGGCTGCGGGATCGCGCCGGGCTGCGGGCGGTCGCCCGGCGCGGGGCGGCGAGTGGGCTGCGGCGGGACTCCGCCCGAGGCAGCGGCGGCCCGGCGCGGCGACAGTTCTGGGGGCAGCGGAGGCTCGGAGAGCCGGCGCCGCTCGGTGTCATCGCTCCAACCGTTCATGTCCGTCAGTGTGCCCGGCCGCGGCGTGGGACCTTGAATCCAGGGCGGTTCTGTAGCTAATCCGATGCATTCGGCCACCAGCCGCAGCTGTTTCGTAACGGACATAAAGTAGCGGTCATGATCGATCCATCCGCAGGCTCCGGCACCCCCGAGCCGCCCGCCGTCCCGCACGCCCCGGGCGTCCCGCAGTTCCCGGTGATCCCGGGCAAGGCGACGTCCGCCGCCCGGATCACGCTGTCGCACATCATGAGCGCCCATGACACCAACCTGCTGGGTACGGTCCATGGCGGCGTCGTGATGAAACTGGTCGACGACGCGGCCGGCGCGGTCGCGGGCCGGCACTCCGAGGGGCCGGTGGTGACCGGTGCGATGGACGAGATGGCCTTCCTCGAACCGGTCAGGGTCGGCGACCTGCTCCAGGTGAAGGCCCAGGTCAACTGGACGGGGAAGACCTCCATGGAGGTCGGCGTCCGGGTCGTCGCCGAGCGCTGGAACGAGGCGGGGCGGCCCGCCAAGCAGGTCGCGAGCGCCTATCTGGTCTTCGTCGCCGTGGACGCCGAGGGCCGCCCGCGCCGGGTGCCGCCCGTGATGCCGGAGACCGCGCAGGACCGGCGCCGCTGGCAGGAGGCCCAGATCCGCCGGACGCACCGGCTGGCCCGCCGCCGGGCGATCCTGGAACTGCGCAGGGAGCGGGCGGCGGAGGGCCTGGACGACTGACCCGCCGCCCCACCGCCCCACCCGCGGCTCGCGTCAGGGGCAGCCCACCTGGTCGCCGGTGAGGGCGCCGGCGGCCTGCCGCGTACCGGGGTCGGGCGCGGGCGCGGTCACCGGCCTCACCTTGGCGGTGGCGAAGTCCGGGCCGAGTGTGACCCGCATCAGCGGCCCCTGCTTGGCCGCGGGCACCAGTCGCGCCCCCGGCAGGGCGACGGCCAGCGCCTTCGCCGAGTCGTCCCAGCGCGGGTCGTAGCGGATCACGGTGTGCGGTACGTGCCGGGGCGCCGTGGCCGGTGCGCCGGGTGTGAGGAAGCCGGTGGCGTGCAGCGCCTGCTGGGTGTTCGCGGCCAGGCCGCGGACGCCGGTGCCGTTCTCGACCCTTACCCGGATCCTGGCCGGGTCCACCCCGACCGGTACGCCGGCCGGCCCGCCGCCGGCCGGGCGCGGGGCGGTGAGCGGCTTGTCGGCGCGGATGGCCGCCCACAGCCGCCCGGCTTTCGGGGCGTCCCACTTCACGGTGGAGCCGACGCCGGGGACGTGGAAGCTGCTGGTGCTCAGCGGCACCGAGGTGAATTCCGACGAGCCGGGCGTGAAGTCCTTCATGGCGCGGGCGAGACCGATCAGGTCCCCGCTGTCGAGCCCCTGGTCGGCGCGGACCGAGCCGAGCACAGCGGAGACCACCTTGCCGAGCCGCAGCGGGTCGCCGAGGGTGCCGCCGCTGGTGGTCTTGTGGATGACCTGGGCCAGGAAGCGCTGCTGGCGCTGCATCCGCCCGAGGTCGGCGGCCGGGTCCAGATGCCGGGAGCGCACGTACTGCAGCGCCTGGCCGCCGTTCAGGGTCGTGGTGCCCACCGGCAGGTTCAGGCCGGAGTACGCGTCCTTGAGCGGGCGGGAGGTGCAGACCGGGACGCCGCCGATCACGTCCACGGTCTTCATGAAGCTGGTGAAGTCCACCTCCAGGTAGTGGTCGATGTGGACGCCGGTCAGCTGCTCGACGGTCCGCACGGTGAGCTTGGGGCCGCCGTCGGCGTAGGCCTGGTTGATCTTGGCGGGCCGGGTCCCGGACGCGGGCTTCGCGGTGCCCCCGCTCCCGGCCTTGGCGCCGGCCTTCTTCCCGGCCTTGCTTCCGGGCGCCGCGGGCAGGGCGGGCAGCAGGACGTAGGTGTCGCGCGGGATGCTGACCACGCTGGCCCGGGAGCGGTCCTGCGACAGGTGGACCAGGATGATCGTGTCCGTGCAGTGGCAGGGCACGCCGCCCAGGTGGTAGCGCTTCTTCTCGTCCGGGGCGATGTCGTCCCGGCTGTCGGTCCCGACGAGCAGGAAATTCGTGCCCTTGCTGCCGCCGGGGCGGCCCTGCATCCCGCCGAAGGCGTCCACCCGGCCGATCGCCCCGTCCACCCCGGTCACCACGGCGTGGCCGATGCCGCTCGCGGTGATCACCAGCAGTGCCACCGCGCCGACGATCCGGGTGCTCAGCCGGATCGGCGGCCACCGGCCCGGCACCGGCCGTCGCCCCGGCTGCGTCCGTGGGGGGCCGGGTGGACGGCGGCTGGTCAGCGGCACGGGATTCCCTCCGCAGTGGTACAGAGCAGGAAGACCCGTTCAGGCTAGGGACAAATAGGACTGTCAGTCTTGCCCCCACGCGCTGGGGTCCCCCATTGGCGGTAACGTTTCCCGCAATGAACGCCGCCACTGACTCCGCGCTCCCGGCCGTCTCCGTGATCATGCCGGTGCTCAACGAGGAGCGCCACCTGCGTAACTCCGTCCGGCACATCCTGGAACAGGACTATCCGGGCGAGCTGGAAGTCGTCATCGCGCTCGGCCCGTCGAAGGACCGGACCGACGCGATCGCGGCCGAGCTGGTCGCCGAGGACCCCCGGGTCCATACGGTGCCCAACCCCACCGGGCGCACGCCCGCCGCCCTGAACGCCGCGATCTCCGCGTCCCGCCACCCGGTCGTGGTGCGGGTCGACGGGCACGGCATGCTCTCGCCCGACTACATCGCCACCGCCGTACGCCTGCTGGACGCCACGGGCGCGGCGAATGTCGGCGGCATCATGCACGCCGAGGGCGAGAACGCCTGGGAGGAGGCGGTCGCCGCGGCCATGACCGCGAAGATCGGCGTCGGCAACGCCGCCTTCCACACCGGTGGCTCCGCCGCCCCCGCCGACACCGTCTATCTCGGTGTCTTCCGGCGCGAGGTGCTGGAGCAGCAGGGCGGCTACAACGTGGAATTCATCCGCGCCCAGGACTGGGAGCTGAACTACCGGATCCGCGAGGCCGGTCATCTCATCTGGTTCTCGCCCGAGCTGCGGGTCTCCTACCGGCCGCGGCCGAGCGTGCGCGCCCTGGCCAAGCAGTACAAGGACTACGGCCGGTGGCGCCGGGTGGTGACGCGCTACCACCGCGGCTCGGTCAATCTGCGGTATCTGGCGGCACCCGGCGCCCTGCTGGCCAATGCGGCGGGCATCGTCGTCGGCGCCGTCCTGACGCCGTGGGCGCTGCTGGTGCCCGCGGCCTATCTCGCGGCCATCACCGTCGGTTCGCTGCCGGCCGGCCGCGGCCTGGGCGCGGGCGCCCGGCTGCGCATCCCGCTCGCGCTGGCCACCATGCACATGTGCTGGGGCTACGGCTTCCTCACCAGCCCGCGCTCGCTGGCCCGCAAGGTGATCGCCAGCCGCCGCCCCGCGGTCACGGCGACCGCCGCGGAGTCGACGACGGCCGACGCGTAGCCCGTACGTACGCCCGCGGGCGCCGCTCTTACGACGGCGGAGGGGTCCACCGGAAGCTCCGGCGGACCCCTTTCGCGTACCTGCGCTGCCCGCCGCGGGCCGTTCAGCCCGCCCAGCGGTAGATCGGCTGGATGGGCATGCAGCCCGTGGTGTCGGCGCCGTTGATGGCGTCGGCGGACTTGGGGACGCCGCCCTCCTTGGGCAGCGTCGTGCTGTAGTCGGTGCCCTTCTTCCAGTCCCCGCCGACCGTCAGGGTGATGCTCTGCACGGTGTCGGACGGCTTCACATTGCTCACCGGGATCTTGAGCGCCTTCGCCACCGAGGCCGCGTCCGCCTTGCCCTGCTCACCGTCGGCCGCCGGGTACGTCAGGGTGGTGCCGGGGCTGGGGGCGGCCTTCTGGCTCGACTCGGCCTTGGTGAAGCCCGCGGTGCCCAGCGCCGCGGCGATGTCCCCGGCGCGGTGCGGCACGGCCGGGTTGCCCGTGGTACCCGCCGTGCCGTTGACCACGGTGACCGGGATCGTCGCGGGGGCCGCGGCGGGCGGTCCCGTCGGGGTGACCGGCTTCGGCGAGGTGCTCGCCGTCCCCGGGGCCTTGGCCTTGCCGTCCGCGTCCATGGCCACGTCGTTGCGCATCAGCGACCACACGGTGGAGGCCGCCGCGGCCGGCACATAGTGCGCGTTGACCGCCTGCGGGTCCGCGTCGTGCGGCATGGTCAGCATCGTCATCCGGGCCGGCGGGATGCTCTTCAGCTCCATGCCGAGGTCGTAGAGCTTCTTCGGGGTGCCGATCTCCGAGGAGACCTCGAAGGCGCCCATCGCCGTGGTGGCGATCTTGTTCAGCCGGGCCGGGTTGGTGAAGAGGTTCTGGCTGCGCAGGGTGCGGATCAGCGAGCTCATGTACATGTGCTGCGCCTTGGCGCGGCCCGAGTCGTCACCGAAGGCGTCGCGGGTGCGCAGCCACTGGAGCGCCTGCTTGTCCTTGATGAGGTGGTGGCCCGCGGTGAGCTTCAGCCCGGAGCCGCCGTGCTTGATGTATTTGGTGGGACGGTCCCAGACGCTGTGCTCGACACATACGTCCACGCCGCCGAGCACGTCCGCCATCTTCACCACACCGGAGAAGTCGATCATCAGCCAGTGGTCGATGTAGACGTTGGTGAGGTTCTGCACGGTCGCCAGGGTGCAGCCGGGGCCGCCGCGGCCCAGCGAGGCGTTGATGATCTCGTTGACCTTCGGATACGTGCGGTGGGTCTTGGGGTCCTCGCACTCGGGGATGTCGACCCGGGTGTCGCGCGGGATGCTGACCACCGACATATTGCTGCGGTCCGCGGACAGGTGGGCGATCATGATCACGTCCGCCCGGGCGCCCGCGCTGTCGGCGGCGCCGCCGAGCTTCTGGTCGTCCGCGCTGATCCGGCTGTCCGAGCCGAGGATCAGGATGTTCATCGCCGAGCTGCCGTTGGCGTTCGCCTTCGGCTTGGCCACGGAGCTGTTCCCGCTGACCCGCTGGCCCTTGCGGATCTTGCCCGCCAGGTACTCGTAGTAGCCGTAAGCGGCCCCCGCCGAGCCCAGGACGCCGACCGCGGCCACGATCGCCACCCAGCGCAGCACCTTGCTCTTGCGGCTGCGCTGCCGCCGCGGGCCGCCCCTGCGGTGCCCGCCGGCGTTCGCCGGGTTGCCGCTGTCGGCGCCGCCCGCGCCAGGTCCGCCGGGTATCGGGTCGGGGCCGTCGCCGCCCCCGTGCGGGCTTCTGGGCCCCGGTATCTGCCCGGTCTCGCGGTCGGCCGCCGGTCCGGGGGCGTACGAGGGCGCGTTGTCCCGGTAGAGCCCGTCGTCCCAGCCGAGGTCGCCATGGTTCGACGCGGAACCCTGACCGCCGCCCATTGCCCCGTCCCGCATGAAGAACCCTCCCCTGCTCCGGCCGAATCTCGGTCGTCCCCGTGTCAGACGGTGATCTGGCGCACGGAGTTGCATCCCGCGGCCCTGACTTAACACGACGGCGGTCACCGGAAGGTTTCGTGAGTCAGCTCACGCAGGACGAATTGTCCGCCCTCGTCCTGGTCAGGTCCTCGGGGGGCGCCGCGGGGTCCGCGATCGGAACCCCGGCCCGGACGAAGTCCGCGCCGAGGGTGAGCGACATGTCCGCGCCCTGGGCGTCGTCGGCTCCGGACGAGGGGCGCAGGGCCGAGCCGGGCAGGCCGAGCATCGCGGCGAGGGCGCGGGCCTGGTCGGCCTGCCCTGGGGTGTAGGCCAGGGTGGTCCGCGGGGCGGGGGAGGGCGCGTTGCCGCCGTTGGCGGGGCCGCCGACGCCCTGGACGCCGCGCAGCCAGTCCACCGTGCCGCGGGCGGCGCCGGAGACGCCGCTGCCGTTGTAGACCTGCACCCGGACGTCGGAGGCCGCGGCCCGGGGGCCGACCAGCCGCGGATCTGCCCTCGGCTGCTTCCTGCGGCCGCTGAGCGAGACGTCGTTCCTGATCATCGCGAACAACTGCTCCGCCCTGGCCCGGTCGACCACGACCGTGGCGTGGACCCGCTCGTTGGGGTTGTCGACCACCGGCAGGGTGGTGAAGGTGATGTGCTTGGCGTCCACCCTGCTGAGGTCCTTGGCCAGGCCGGTCAGCCGCGAGACACTGCCGATCGCGCTGTCCACGGTGAGCGCCCGGGTCGCCGCGTCCGCCAGGGTGAAGAGCTTCCCCGGGCTGGTCAGGGTGCCGCTCGACTTGATCTTGCGGATCATCGCGCTGAGGAAGTTCTGCTGGAGTCTGATCCGGTCCAGGTCGCTCTGGTTGCGCAGCGCGTGCCGGGTCCTGACGAACTCCAGCGCCTGCTCGCCCTCGATCCGGTGCCGCCCCGCGGACAGGTCCAGATGCGACTTGGGATCGACCAGCGGCCTCGACAGGCACACGTCCACCCCGCCGACCGCCGTCGACAGCGCCTTGACCGCCTCGAAGTCGACCATCATGAAGTGGTCGACCGGAATCCCGGTCAACAGCGTGACGGCGCGCATCGTGCAGCCGGGGTCCCGCCCGCCCACGCCCAGGCTCTCGTTGAACCTCGGCGTGGTCAGGCCGGCGGGAATGCCGGGGATCGTCGTCGTGGTGCCGTCCTTCCGCCGGGTCGGGCAGTCCGGGATGCCCGTGACAATGTCCCGCGGGATGCTCATCGCCGTCGCATTGCTGCGGTCGGCCGACACGTGGAAGAGGATCGTGGTGTCGGCGTGGCCGACACTGTCGGCGTCGCCGTACCTGCGGCCCAGCCCCTGGCGGCTGTCGGTGCCGATGACCAGCAGATTGAGCGGGCCGTCGCCGCCGACGTTCTTGCTGCCCGCGTCGCCGACGTCCACGGTGGTGAGGTTGCCGTTGAAGTGCTCGTAGACCAGGTAGCCGCCGACGCCCACCGCGGTCAGGACCAGGCCCATCGCGCCCGCCGTCCACAGCAGCGCCTTCCTGCGCCGGGACAGCCGGCCGTCCGGCTTCCCCCTGCGGCGGCCGGGCGGACCCGGCGCGGCGGCCGTACGGCGGCTCCTGGGCGGGGTTGAGGCGTCGGCGGGCGCGTGGCTGCTCTGCCGGGGCAGACCGGGCTGCTTCCGCGCCCGGTCCTGCGCCGGCCGCTCCCGCAGCCGGTAGGTGCCGGTGGCCGGGTCGAGCACCCACTGGTCCGCCGGATCGATATCGTCTCGGCCTTGCGTGTCCACGGTCGCTCGGGTCCTCCATCCGGTAACCGCCGGATCGCTTACAGTAGTCGCCCGATGACGCACCGATGGGCGATCCCGGTGGATCTCCCCTCCTCGCAACCGGACAAAACCCCCGATTCCTCTCGGAATTGGCGTGGTTTTTCAGCAGCCTTGCACCGGGCTTTGCCGCAGATGTCCGGCTCGCCGACCGACGCGCGCCGCCGCCGTCAGCAGTGGACGCCGGACGCGGGCGTCAGCCGTACGCCCTTGGGCGGCGCGGTGGGCGGCCCCACCGGGACACCGGGCGCGGTGAAGTCCGCGCCCAGAGTGAGCGTCATGTTCGCCCGGGGCGCCGCGTCCTGGGTGCCCGGGATCAGCGCGGACGCGGGCAGGCCCATCATCGCGGCCAGCGAGCGCGCCTGGTCGGCCTGGTTCGGCGCATACCGCAACGTGGTCCGCGGCACCTTCGCATGGGCGTCGCCGCCGTTGGTGGAGCGGTTGACGCCCTGCGTGTTCTGCAGCCAGCTCAGCACGTCCTGGGAGGCGCCGAAGACCCCCGTGCCGTTGTAGATCTCCACCCGGGTGTTGTGCGGAGTCGCCTTCGGGCCGGCCAGCTTCGGATCGGCCGCCGGGGGGTGGTCGGGGGACAGGGACACATCGCGCGCCATCAGGGCGTAGAGCTGCGACGCCGTGGCCTGGTCGGCGACCGGCGGACCGGCGCCGCCCCGCACCGGTACCGTCACAAAGGTGACGTGCTTCGGATCGGCCGCACCCATGGCGTCGGCCAGCGCGCCCAGCGCCTTTGCGCTGCCGAGCGGGCTGTCCGTGGTGAGCGCGGCAGGCGCGGTACGTGCCAGCGCCGTCAGCGTCCCCGGGACGGCCAGCGTACGGTCCACGCACAGGTCCGCCGCCCCGACACCGGTCGATGCCGCTTTCGCCGCCGCATAGTCGACCAGCACCACATGGTCCACCGGCAGCCCGGTCAACTGCTTCACCGCCCGCAGCGCGCAGCCGGGGCCGCGCCCGGTCAACGCGGCGGAGAACGGCTGCTGCTCGGCCCCCTTGACGGTCCCGCCGCCCACCGGGCAGTCCGGGATGTCCGTCACCAGCGCCGGCGGAATGACCAGCGCCGTCGCATTGCCGCGGTCCGCGGCCACATGCAGCAGCACGGCGGTGTCCGCGGTGGCGCCCACAGGTCCGCCGCCGAGCACCAGGACGTTCATCGCACCGGCGTGGACAGGGTCCTTGCTCCCGGCCGCACCGATGTCCACGGTACGGATGCCGGGCCCGTCGCCCTGCCGCAGCACGACGATCCCCGCGGTCACACCGGCGACCAGCACGGCGCAGGTGGTCCCGACCGCCCACGCCAGGGCGGGCGGCCTGCGCGGCTTGGCCTTGCGGCGCCGCGACCCGGCGGCGGGGGCGGCGGCCCTGCGTCCGCCGCGGCCCGCGCGGGCGGCCGGGGTACGTACCGCGGCCCGCCGCGCCGGTGCGGGCCCGACCGGTGTGGGCGCGGGCGGCACCGGCACCGGCTCCGACGGCGCGTCAAGGCGCAGCTGGTACATGCCGGTTGCCGGGTCCAGCACCCACTGGTCAGCCGGGTCGACGTACCCGGAGTCCTCCGTGTCCACGGTCGCTCGGGTCCTCCCTCCACGGCCGGCCGGGCATTCACCTTAGTTCATCAGGCTTTGCCGCAGATGTCGGCATCGGCGGTCGTACCCCGATAGGTGGGTCCCGTGGTGGCAGGCGTGCCGCTCGTCGTGGGTGTGCCGGTCGCGCCGGGCTTCCCGCTCTTCGGCTTCCCGCTGTCCTGCTTACCGGACTCCGATGTCCCGCTGCCCGCTGTCCCGTTGTCCGATTTGCCGTCCGGCGTCACCGTCACCGGCATGTCGTCGCGCAGCGCCGCGAAGAGCCGGCCGGCGGCGGGCTGCACGAGCTGGTCGCGGTTGCGGTCCTTCGTGTACTGCTCCCGCGGCAGTGTCAGGAACTGCACCTGCCCGGTCGGTATCCGCTGGATGTCCCGCGCCAGGCTGTACAGCTCGCTGAGCGAGTCGAGGCCCGGGTCCGCGGTGAGCGAGGAGGTCGCGGCCGAGAGCACCGGGTAGACCTTGGTCGGGTTGAGCAGCACGCCGTTGCTGCTGACCTTGGAGAACAGCGAGCCGAGGAAGCCCTGCTGGCGGTCCATCCGCTCGGTGTCGCTGCCGTCGCCGAAGCCGTGCCTGGACCGCACATAGCCGAGCGCCTGTTCGCCGTTCAGCGTCTGCCGCCCGGCCGGCAGGTCGAGGTGCGCCTTCGTGTCGTGCACCGGCTCCGCCAGGCACACGTCCACGCCGTCGACCGCGTTCACGATCTTCTTGAACCCGGAGAAGTCCACGATCAGGTGATGGTCGATCCGGATCCCCGTCATGTTCTCGACGGTCCGGATCGTGCAGGCGGCACCGCCGAATTCGAAGGCCCAGTTGAACTGCACGAACCGCGCCGCGGTCTTGCCGCCGTTCGGCTTGTCGCAGCTCGGCACGTGCGCCATCAGGTCGCGCGGAATGCTCATCGCCGTCGCACTGTGCCGGTCCGCGGCCAGGTGCAGCAGGATCGCGGTGTCCGAGCGCTGGGTGCCGCTGTCCTGGCCGTACTTCCCGTTGCCGTCACCGCGGTTGTCCGAGCCCAGCAGCAGGATGTTCTCCGCGGAGGTCGGCCCCTCCGTCGGCCGCTCCGACTCGTGCACGTTCAAGTCGTTCTCGGTCACCGTGTCCGTGGTGATGTTCCCGTCGAGCTGCTGGTACAGGTAGTAGAGGCCGCCGGCCCCGGCCAGCACGGCCACGGCGGTGCCCGCCGCCAGCAGCTTGACCCACCGATACCTCCGCCGGCCCGCCTCCGGCGCGGCTCCGGCCTCCGGGTACGCCTCCAGCCCCGCCAGAGGCTCGGGCTGCACCTGCGACCCTGCCTCCGGCTCCGGCTCCGCCCCGGGCGCGGGTGCGAGGTCGGGCTCTGCCTCAGCTCCGGGCTCAGGACCCGGCTCAGGCTCCGCCTTGGCCCCGGCATCGGGACCCGGCTCAGGCTCCGCCTTGGCCCCGGCCTCGGGGGCCGGCCCAGGTCCCGCCTTGGCCCCGGCCTCCGGCTGCGGGTCCGCGCCCGCCTCAGGTGCGGGCTCCGCCTGAACCTTTGGCTCGGACTCAGGCTCGTGGCCCGGCCCGGCCTCGGAGTCCGGCTGAGGTCCAGGCTGCGCCTGCGGCTTGGGTCCAGGCTCCGGATCCGACTGCGGATCCGACTCCGTAGGGTCCTCCTCCGGAGGCTCTGCTGACGTCGTCACGTCCCCGCCCATCCCTCGTCCGCCGGCACCCCGGGCTCGTGTGCCCGCACGTCACTCGTTCAGACAGTCGAATCCGCCCCTTGGTTGCGTCCACCTGCCCACTTGCTCAGCCAGCCTTACGAACGCGAGGAGCAGCCCCCACCGAGGGCCGCTGGCAATCACCACGGCGCCGCAGATAGCGAGGCCACGGCAAGTGGCACCCACCCGGGGGCG is a window of Streptomyces sp. NBC_01477 DNA encoding:
- a CDS encoding LCP family protein, with the translated sequence MQPEPLAGLEAYPEAGAAPEAGRRRYRWVKLLAAGTAVAVLAGAGGLYYLYQQLDGNITTDTVTENDLNVHESERPTEGPTSAENILLLGSDNRGDGNGKYGQDSGTQRSDTAILLHLAADRHSATAMSIPRDLMAHVPSCDKPNGGKTAARFVQFNWAFEFGGAACTIRTVENMTGIRIDHHLIVDFSGFKKIVNAVDGVDVCLAEPVHDTKAHLDLPAGRQTLNGEQALGYVRSRHGFGDGSDTERMDRQQGFLGSLFSKVSSNGVLLNPTKVYPVLSAATSSLTADPGLDSLSELYSLARDIQRIPTGQVQFLTLPREQYTKDRNRDQLVQPAAGRLFAALRDDMPVTVTPDGKSDNGTAGSGTSESGKQDSGKPKSGKPGATGTPTTSGTPATTGPTYRGTTADADICGKA